The genome window TCTGGGTGACAGGTGGAGACCGGGGGCTGCagctgggggcccagggctggggtggggcactGGAGACTGGCTTTCATCTCAGGGTCTAGGTATACCCTGCACTCCCGGGCCCAGGCCAGACATGCGCACATCGCATACACCCAACAGATACATACATGGCATCGCTGGGCCTTCTGGGGCTGCCcaatattttacaatatatttatGCTTACACGAATTCACAGCCACAGTTAGAAGCATATATCCAACACTTAAgttcaaacacaaccacgcacatggTCACAAAAGTCCACACCAGCCTCACAGGCAGGGCTGCGCACACTCACAGGAACACTAACACGGGGAGGCAGGATCCCTCACAATCTCACTGTCAGGCTCTTGGCTGGGGAAGCACAGGGCTGTTCAGCTGGCCCAGGCTTCCAGTCCCCTCCTTGCGTGGCCTGGCCTGCCTGAGCACCACCCAGGCCCACTGGCTGGCAGGAAGCCCCCAGCACGCTCCCGGCCCACCCCACGACCACACCCCCAGTGTCTGGGAGCAGAGGGCCCCTCCCAAGGCTGTAGCCAACTGACTGCCAGCCAAGCCCAGGGGGCAGGGGTGTCCCAGATCTGCCTAGGGGTCCCTGGGGTTGCAGCTGGTGTAAAGCACAGGCATGTGGGCAAGCCGCCCCACCCCACCATCTAGCCCAACGAAAGCAAAAGGTCTGGCTGGCTGTACCCCACTCCACCCCAACTACTGGGGCCGTGTCTTAGTCTCTCCAGCTGTCAGGAAAGCTCTTACCAAGGGGCCCAGGCTCTGTGGGCTCTGTCTCTGCGTTTCCTGGTACTGTGTTGGGAGAGGGGCAGGCAGAGATCACTGAGGGGTCCATTCAGGGCGGGGTGGGGTCACCTCTCCCAGCCCCGGCGCAGGTGGCCCACCCCGGCGGCGCTGGTGGGAGCTATAGCCTACCTACGGTGGGGGCTGCGATGACCTCCTGTTGGACTTGCTGCTGGGACTGGAACTGCTCCTCAGGGGGCCGAGGAGTTGCTTCTGCAACAGGAAGTGCTAAGGGGGATCCGCTCTGTCCCCAGCGCAGTCCCCATGGGTGCCCCACCCAAATGCCCACAAGCCCTGTCCTGCCCCAGCCATTTACCTTGATAATCATAGTAGTCTGGGTGGTCTGAAAACAGAGATGAATGTGGGGTTGGTAGGAGTCAGGCTAGCTGCCAGCCCCAAGGGCAAAGGAGGTCACAGCTGAGCCAGGGACCAACCTCCCTCCCCAGATTCtgatctccccaccccacccggtCCCTGGCTGGGGGGTCAGGACTTGATGATGTGGCCAGGCTGGGAGAGACCTGGGGATAGGCAAGGCCCCTACCAATCTGGTCACTGTAGTGGGTATACTGGACGTGGTCCGGGAACGGAGGCAGTGGGTCCAGGTCATATTGGCCCTGAGCCAGCAGGCCTGCTGTGGGGATGAAAAGCATGAGAAGGTCCCCCATAGGGAAGGACAGCAGGGGGCCCGAGGCACTtccggggaggggaggggggagtcGCAAGGGCAGGTTTGTAAGACCCTAAGATTCTACAGCCAGACTCAGACCCTCAGGATCCAAACCCTTTCCTTGGCCATGAAGGCCCTGACTGCCCCCTGGCCCTGTGTCCCCTCACTGACCTTATCCTGCTCACCTGTCTCTCCCATCatggcctcctggctgctccttggggcctttgcacttaACTTTCCCTAGGCCTGCTTGGCTGCTCTCACAGATAGATCTCACCTGAAATTTTAGCTCTGCTAAGAGGCCCTCGCTGGTCCACCCACCCTGTGCATCTCATCCTCCTGTTCACTTCAGTCACAACACTCAACACAATCTGACATGTAtcacctctccctcccttccctgaacTGACAGAGCCAGGAGGTGCAGGTCTGGCTGGTTCATCGCTGTGGCCCCAGGACCTAGCCCAGTGTCTGGAACATACAGGAGCTCAacaagtatctgttgaatgaatgaatgttagaGCTGCAGGGCCTTTGTGATTTCCATTGGTAACTCCTCCTCTGACCCATGGGGACCGCCTCCAAGGTCAAGATTGTATAGTGTGGTTGGGTCCCAAATGGGTGTAGAACCCAGGTCTCCAGACTGCCTGGCTTGGGTGCCCCCTTCTCTGCACATCAGCTCCCAGGAGAGTAAGTAAGAGGGGAAACATGAACTCTTGGTGCCTGAGCTTGTGCCCACTCTCCAGATCCCTCCTGTCTGTTGCTGTGGAAGActggggtgagggcccaggagaCGCCTCAGACTGGGTGGGGTTGGCTAGTCCAGTCTGTGGTCCGGGAGGCAGGAGGCCCTGGGACGCAGGGAGCTGAGTTCTGGCCATAGGGCATGACAAAGGCACACTGCCAGCTGCCTCCCTGCACGAGCCCCATGCCCACCCATATAAGGGGagtgcccctctccccacccagtcCCAGGAGCCACTTACCAGGCAGAAATAGCAGGAAGAGGTAGGCAGCTCTCATGGCTACGCAGCGAAGCGGGCTGGGCTCCTGTCAGacagctgggggaggaggaggagcaagcTACATCCCAGGCCTCCTGACCCAGGACTGCAGAGCCCATCTCTGCTCTCCCAAATTCAGCCTGCAGAAGGAGGCACTCAGAATAGAAGCTTGGCATGTGCAGGGTCAGAGAGTCTGGGGCGGTGGGGGGATACTCTGGGGAGACATCTGCTGCCCCTGATGGTACTCCAGGTGTTCCGGGTTCAAGTCCAACCTGGCTCCAGGGCTGATGTTGACAAACGGACAGACCCCACCCTAACCCCACTCACTGGGGGGACATTTCTAATCCTCCACTAGTCCAGACTCTGCTCTCCTTGCTCACACTTATGTCTACCTTCTAGCTCAGCACCTCCTCAGGTGTCCATGTGAATCCCTGACCCCAGGCCCATtcctgggaccccagccctgcTGAGCCAACATCCCAGCCCAGACCCAGCAGCATCTGCCAAACCCACCACATGCTCCCAATTAGCCCCGGGCCTTGAGCATCTTGCTCAGCAGAAACCACATGCATGCAccggccccaggggcccctagggcagccaggcctgggcagggctCCCACCCCCAGAAGATTCCTCTCCTGCCAGGCCTCATGGCCTCCTAAGACCTGGCTGTCTTCACAGACTCATGAGACTGAGGTCTATTTGCAGCAGCAGGAGGCACCTCGGGTGGAGACGGAGGGGGGCTTCTCTGCATCCTAGAAGGGCAGCGCTGGGGGTGCCATAATGTCACCCCAACTCAGGGATTCTGAACCCCCAACAGTGTATGATGAGTgctgtgtgtgtaattttttagGGTAAGGGCTGTGGTCCATAGCGTTCACCAGGCTCTTGAAATTCAAGAACTCGTCGACAGCCTCCAGTCTTTGGCCACACAGTGGACTTAGCGGAGTCTGGGGGGATCCCCCTGTCCAGGCCCAGCTCAGCTGAGGGCAGCCTCAAGACCGCCAGGGCAGGGAGAGAATCCACAGGCTCATCCATTCAGGAAGGCCCCCTCCCTGCTACAGCAAAGGGTTTCCCGGACAGCTAACTGGACACCTAACTCTGGTATTTCCCCCCTGGGAATCtagggagagggaagggacagcagcagaaacagaggcatctttcctgccttcctcccagtCCTGAGACTTCTGTGCCCCGCTGCCCATCTCATACGTCCAGCCTCTGGCTCCCCTCCTTAAGCTGCAGTCCAGTGAGATGAGTGAGGACAgagaggtgggtgggtgaggtggggtggggggccaggGATGAGACTCCCCAGAGGTAGGGCGCATCTGGCTCCTCACGTCCCCACTCTCCTCAcagttggggtggggtggggtgggggtgcgaGAGCCGTGGAGCAGCTTCCTGGCAGCTCCTCACAAGGCCTCACTATCCGGTCCTTGAGCCCACAGGCTGGTGGCGGCCAGGCTAGCTGGAGCTGTCACCACTCAGGAAGAGGCCCTCAGTTGGGACCTACGGGACCTTAAGAGGTGTGTGTCGGGGGTGGTCCTGTCTGACCTCAAGGCCCCTCCTAGGCTAGGCCTCTCAGCCTTTGGATGGAGTCTTCTCCTCCCCAGCGGGCCCCCCGCCAGGCGCAGGCTCACTCGGAGAAGGGGGTCTCCAGGGCAAGGGGGAGGCCATAAGGAGCAGCGGTGGGGCGGGGGGAACAGGTCCCTCCGGAGGATCACGCCTCCAGGCACTTGGAGATTCCGGAGtttgggggtgtgggggaggccAGGTCCTGCCCAGGCTGCCCCCCACCTCTGGCCCCTTCCACAGCTGtggccagccccccacccccaccccattcctggggaggagggggaccaCCCAGCAGGGCCTCCTCAGGGCACCACGCGCCCTCGGAGGGAGGCTCTGCCCGCTCAGGAGGCCGCGGGGTCCGGCGGGAGGAAACCAGATGCTGCAGCGCCGCACAGCTGGGAACAATCAGCCAGGGAACCTGGCTCCGCGGCCCCCTCACGCTCTCCCGGTCTCTGATCTCTTTGTCCCTCCACGGCTCCGTCCGCTCAGCCCGACACCCCCGCCCCACCCGCCACATTCCAACCTATCCATCCCCGACGCCCCCATCGCTGGCTCCCCCAAACCCAGGCGCCCCTCAAAGCGACTTCAAACTTTCCAGATGCCGTCGTAGCATCTGCACAGACGGCCCGGCTTCAGGGAACCCCGCAGCCGCCTCCAGGATTGGGGACCGCGaatcccacacccctcccctctgaGGGCCCTCCAACGCCCCTGCCTGCGACCCAGACCCCCGAGCGCCCTCCGCCCCGCCGGGCCCGAGCCTACCTGGCCGGGTCACTCCGCCGCCCGCGCCCGCTCCGAGTCCGCCCGCCCCAGAGCCGCCCCTTTGCCCGCTCCGAGCCC of Manis javanica isolate MJ-LG chromosome 4, MJ_LKY, whole genome shotgun sequence contains these proteins:
- the MFAP2 gene encoding microfibrillar-associated protein 2 isoform X5 — its product is MRAAYLFLLFLPGLLAQGQYDLDPLPPFPDHVQYTHYSDQIDHPDYYDYQEATPRPPEEQFQSQQQVQQEVIAAPTVVPGNAETEPTEPGPLDCREEQYPCTRLYSIHKPCKQCLNEVCFYSLRRVYVVNKEICIRTVCAHEELLRADLCRDKFSKCGVMASSGLCQSVAASCARSCGGC
- the MFAP2 gene encoding microfibrillar-associated protein 2 isoform X4, producing the protein MRAAYLFLLFLPAGLLAQGQYDLDPLPPFPDHVQYTHYSDQIDHPDYYDYQEATPRPPEEQFQSQQQVQQEVIAAPTVVPGNAETEPTEPGPLDCREEQYPCTRLYSIHKPCKQCLNEVCFYSLRRVYVVNKEICIRTVCAHEELLRADLCRDKFSKCGVMASSGLCQSVAASCARSCGGC